Below is a genomic region from Tenrec ecaudatus isolate mTenEca1 chromosome 15, mTenEca1.hap1, whole genome shotgun sequence.
ACACTTTGGTGCATGCGCGATGGAATACTGTGCAGTCATCTAAAACAATGGTGGAATCGTGAAGCACCTCATGGCACGAATCAGCCTGGAGAATGTTACCTCGAGTCACAgtagaaaaaaatcacaaaagaatAACTATTGTCTGAGACcactaaaataaagaaaaacaaaacaaactcccaAGACAAAGAATTTCAGACCATAGGGCTGGAGTTTACCAAAGAGGGGAGGGTAAACGAGGGAACATGAGTTGGCTTAGGGTTGGTATTAACTCCGTGAAGGGAAAGACAATAATCcacaagagagaaaggagaactcCAAGGAGTGGGGTAGCTATTGGGGAGTTTGATAAGTTCTTTAAATTACTGAATACAAAATTATTGATGTTCTCAAATGTAcatccccacctaattcacaattgaaAAATGCCGCTGGaatctgccccaccccactggaattttttttaatccagcaGGGTGACCACTTCTGGACAGTTTTCagcagtgcttccagactaagcagaCTAAAGAGAAAGTTCTGGATCTACTCCCCCAAATAATCCAAAGAATGCCTTCTGGATAGTAGCAGAGAAAGGATGTGGCCGCATCATCAAAAGGGATCTGTCCCCAGAGGGAGGCATCATGTTTGATGAACTAGAGGACCTGTGAGCATCTCTCCGGGAGGCCTTCAGTCACTACaatgatggactcaaacatgctgGTGGTTGGGGCCAtcgatgatgcaggactggaagCATCTCATCTTGCTGGACATAAAGTCACCACGAGTCAGCCTCCTGCCGATGGTAGCTACCTATCTATCTAGCAGCACTGTTACCCAAACCAGGACCGTTCTAGAATGCATACTCTGGCAGTGGAAATGGAAGGAGCTATTGTGACTACGCTGGGGCTCAGAATTGCCTTACAGATACAAAGGAGTCTTCCCGTGAACCAAAGAGATGAAAGAAAGATGCTTTTGAGATGAAAGGAAAGGGATATCGACAGAGCTGGTTCCATGgatggagaaagaaaggaagaaccaGGCCAGTCAAGTCCCCATGAATTTTGGAAGACAGGTGTGGCTACTAGCAGGTGTGCACCGCGCAGGCATCAGCTCGCAGAAAGTGGGTGGTAGACCCCGGGAACCGTGGATGCTCAGGTCCGCAGAGAGCTGCGGGCGCTGCCAGCGCGGTGACAGGGGCTCCAGCGCAGCACAGCGCAGGCGGGTGCCCGTGACGGTGCCGGCGCGCGCCCGCCGCGTGGGGGCGCTCGAGCGCTGGCTGCCCGAGCAACCGTCCCTGAGGGAGCATGGCGTCCAGCTACAAAAAGTCCACTGGGGCGTCCAGCAGCCAGAGGAAGAAGCTGGGCCCGAAGCCCGAGCTCACGGAAGATCAGAAGCAGGAAGTCCGGGAGGCGTTCGATCTCTTCGATGCGGACGGCAGTGGGACGATCGACGTGAAGGAGCTGAAGGTGGCCATGAGGGCGCTGGGCTTTGAGCCCCGCAAGGAGGAGATCAAGAAGATGATCTCCGAGGTGGACAAGGAAGGCACCGGGAAGATCAGCTTCAATGACTTCCTGGCCGTGATGACGCAGAAGATGGCCGAGAAAGATACCAAAGAGGAAATCCTGAAGGCCTTCAGGCTCTTCGACGACGACGAAACGGGCAAGATCTCCTTCAAAAACCTCAAGCGCGTGGCCAACGAGTTGGGGGAAACCCTCACGGACGAGGAGCTGCAGGAGATGATCGACGAAGCCGACCGCGATGGTGATGGAGAAGTCAACGAGGAAGAGTTTCTTCGGATCATGAAGAAAACCAACCTTTATTAAAGCCCGTTTCTCCGGCGAGCACCAGGACCATCGCTCCTGCCTTGTGAAACCTTGCTTTGGAAGGGCGAGtgggcagcccccacccccctgtcTGCTATACACCTATAGATGAGCCTATTTCCCAATCCCTGATTCAATTATAGAATTTTAAGCTGAATTTGAGTGGGGCCTGTCATTCTCTAGAGATGGCATAAAGGGATGCCGGAGCTGCCCGCCACCCgcccatttggcttgccttcgaagccaagctcactgctatcgagtcagtgctgacccacagcgaccctctgtgggtttcccatttgccggagtagaaagcccagtctgtctcccgcGGGGCTACAGGGGGTTCCAACTGCGGGCCATGCACATcagagcccaacacacaaccacgacCCCACCAGGACAGCCGTTAAAACCCAACGCGAAACAACTTCTTGGGACAATCAGACATGGGGTCCCCTGGTCCCATTCAGTAGCCTTGGTTAGCGTAATGGGgtgccactgggctgctaatcacagggtgcacagtttgaaaccaccagctgctctccggagaaagaggagccttttgCTCCCACGGTGATGTCCagcctcccaaatccaaagggggcAGTTTCCCTCTGTTCTGTAAGGTCCGTACAAGTTGGAGTGGGCccagtgtcagtgagtttgggtgagTGTCGCTTGTCTGGTGTTCACAGAGTATCTTGCTTCATATATCTATCATGCCTGAAATACAGTCACTTATGACTCAGATGGTACTgtctctgggggtttctgagactgtagctctttagattagtagaaagcttcagctttcccccgtggagcgactggtggtttggaTCTGCTGAACTTGCGTTTTGCCGTGCAAGGCAaaacactatgccaacagggctcttaTCAGCCAaggcaggggttggcaaacttttgagatgcaagagccaatcctgtccctcacaactatTTAAATATGGTCTGAGAGCTATAGatataaacaaatgaaatcaccattacctgaataatatcctttagaaattttcaattttactCAGAGCCACGTGTACAGAATGACTTGACATCCACAGTTTGCCAACCTCCAGCCTAGAACGGTACATTTTGCTAAATTGACCTACTACTCAGACTGACCCTACAGAGCAAATGAGCATCACTGCTTAGGGGGCCTGAGGCTGGACATCTTCTGTAGAACAGATAACCTCAGGTTTCTCCGGAGGaacagttggtgagtttgaacacctGCCTTTGTGGTTAGCACTCCTACACTTACCTGACAACACCAGAGCGTTTAAAATTGAATTTTagtgtgaaaaaaaaaaccccaccagtTTGTCTACTAATGTCCTGAACTAGGCTCAGGAAAAGTACTGCTGGAATGCTTATAATTTACCTGAGAGTTTAAGCAAATGAATGATTTTGAGTAAATATTTGCAAATACAAGGACTTAGTAGTTtagaaaattataaaaaaaataaatccgcTGTTTGCCCTTATCAGATTAGCTAACTTTAGTCCTTTTATTACTGATTTATCACAAGTCATCTGTGAATTCTTAAAATATCTTTGTACTTGATACTGGGTTATTTCCCCCTCTTTGGCATATATTTGATACCAGAGTGGATAACTAGTACACTCATAAATGTACAAAACAACCCCCCGGCCATCAAgtagtctgactcatagcgacctagaGGAGAGAGGATAGCTGCTTGCTTCATAGGCTTCTGGGGCTGTTACTCTTCAGCTTGCTCCCAGGGagtagctgatgagtttgaaaggCTGatccagcccaatgcttagcccacattGCCACCAAAGCTCCATATAAGTAGAGACATAAGCAATTCTTGATTTACAAATCCTAGGAGACTTTTTCTGTGGTTTCAATGTGTGTATTAATTAGTATACCATatagactcatgtataagctgagtttttccagcatattttaaatgcagtttttgtggtaaaattaagtgcctcgcaTGATATTAGGAtcaacttatactcgagtatgtgggGGTTCTTTTCtataaagttttctttttttaatcatttcattgggggttcagacagttcttatcacaatccatccatccattgtgtcaagacatttgtacatatgttgccatcatcattttcaaaacattttctttctacttgagccctggtgtcggctcctcattccctccccctttcctcctgtatcctccctccttccctcatgggctcttgataatttataaattattattttttcatgtcttacattgaccgatgtctccctttacccacttttctgtggtctgtcCCCCTGAGTATACTTGTTTTCTGTAATAAATTAAGCCCCTTTtttaagaggagaaaaaaaaccttTTTGGATATCTACAAATGAGAATATACAAAAATATATCCTTGTGAAGATAATATCTATACTCTGAAATGGAGGACTTGACTATCAGTTTAATAATAAGcaagaaaactattaaaaattcaaaatattttggGCAAAAGTAAGGCTAAATTCAATCTTCATACACAGCCCCATTGAGGTAATGTTCAAATTCTGGAAATTTCTTCATTTGCCTTGCCAGCAATTCTGTCCTTTGAGGGTGGCAGATTTAATCAGAGGGCTGTCTGCTCGAGGGTTAGGTCTCATTAAGAGGGACTCATTTTTCAAAGCAACAGCAATAGCCAAAGTGAAGGGCATTTACTCTGAGGATTTTGCTGAGGTGGCTGGCACGGGGCAGGGGAAGCTACCTGGGCGAAAATTCAAGATCTTAGTGTACACTTGGTGCAGCCATAGGGGATACATGTTCAGCCTGGGCCagcatgatgaggctttctactctggtacaaATTTAAAAGCTCAGAAACTcacttggggcagttctaccctgtcctttagagtcaccatgagttggaattgactgcatGGCCATAAGTGAGTAAGGGcaaggagaagaatgtggcattctgGGAAGCAGGCGTTCTTGAAGGCCTCTTAACCAGAATTTTGACCCAAAATCAACATATGGTTCCAGGTATAAAGACCAGAAACAAGAAAGTTGGCAGAAACTAAGAAAAGTCTTAGCCTCAGCCAACTGGACTGAGCTCAGTGTTGGATGGTCAGCCAGGAGAGGATGGAAGAGAATATCAGGCACCTGGGCAGAAGATCAGTGCTCATCATGGGAGGGACTACCAAAGAGGCAGTACTTAAAGGGGTGTCCTGAAAGAACAATCCCTCTCAATTAAGGCACAAGAGCCCCAGAATATTGCTGAATCCCACTCTGATTGACTAAGGAAAGCTTGTCAATGAACTTTTAGGCCTGCTTCTTAATTGGCTCATCCTTGGGGTTGGTGGGGCCAtgcgggtgggggggtgggggatggttgGAGGAAGCCTGGGCTAACATTAGGATTTTGAGAGAGGTTAGGCACACACTGGTGAGGGCAGGCATCTATACTAGTCTTTACAGACTTAGAACACGAAAATTTCAAAAATTTAAAGACATCTTTTTGAAGACGAGGAAAAATAGTTCTAGAGGTTGGGAAGAACTAAACCTTTAATTTTCTCTGGACAATGGCCCCAATAAGGAAGAAGACGGAACATACGACAGAAACCCATATGAATTTGTGGGGGATACATTGATAATCCTTTACTTTCTGATGATATATGTGACAGATGAAAAGCAGAGCAGAGGGCCAAGGATGAAGATAGGGCAGCACCATTATTATGTTATGATATTATCAAGAAAACCAATATCCCACGTgagcaattaaaaacattttcttaagaATAGCTTTGTAAAAACAGGACAAAGTGCTTACTATCAGGTTGATTTTGACTCTTGAGCATCAGAGTAGATTTGTGCTCCAGGGGCTTTTCAATTGCTGATTAAATAAAACTacatactattttttaaaagtagatgtCCAGGCCTTTCCGTGGTACTTTGAGTGAACTTGGACCTCCacattttgttagcagccccgtgCTTTGCCATTCGTATGACCCAGGGATGCTacagatgttgttgttaggtgccatcaagttagtcccaagggaccctatgcacaacagaataaaacacctcGAGGCCTgcgcatcctcacaactgctatgTTTAAACCCATTACCGCAACCACTCTATCAATACATCTCacagagagccttcctctttttcactctctcccactttagcaagcatgatatccttctccagggaccgggctcttctgagactgtttacaaaGCATTTGAGATGACGTCTCGCCCTCctacagcattctggctgtactacttctGAGACAGGTATCTTAGGGATATTTAAAATGAGAAGACATAGGAAGTACTAGGATAACCTCTTGACATTGTTGTAGGTCAGTTTCCACAGGAAGCAGACTGAGTCTGAGTTTTGTGTGGAGGGCACAGAATAAATAATTACTGAGTTGGAAGATGAAACAGTAAATATTGACCAATCTGAGCAACTGCTATTGATCCCGTCCACTAACATGTTTATTTCCATTGTGACATTTTTCATTCTAAAATATGCTATATATCCCCTATTTATTTTCTTAGACTGTCTATGTCTTTgtgtatattattttcatttgtttcaaatATATTCATTATTGGTGCTCAGAACATTTTTATCATGACTACTTTAAAATCATTCTCAGATAATTCTAACATTTCTGTCATTCTGTTCACATTTAATTTgaagtatttctttttaaaataatcttccattaaaatgtgGACAATTTTGTATGATTCTATGAGATTCTGCCACTTATTTGACCCTCACCTCCATTACACCTACTCTGACCCCATCCCACTGTGGGCCTTCTCTGCCACTACCCCAGTAGGGATGCTGGGCACCCTTAAAAGCCTTTCAAAGATGGAGGTCTAGGCTCCCTACCTTGTTTTTACTGACACGGGTGGAACCAGGTGACACTTTTTAATGTGGTGTTTGGCTAGAAGAGAGTGGTTATTATCTAAGCGCTTTCTGTCTTCCTATGCTGCCCTTTCCTGATGCCTTGCCTAAAGAGACAAAGGCCAGTAAATAGAAGAGGATGGATTTAGTCACTTGGTCCTCTGGTTCCAAGATTGCATCTCTTTCCACTCCACCAGCCTCTACTAACCTTCTGTTAGCAGAAGTCAGCCGTCATCCTCAAAGGATGGTAGTTGGTATGATGAATGCCAACCCAAAGAGATTCCCAGGGGCATGACCCTGTACAGCATGATTGGCAAGGCCTCCGTAAGAAGATGAAAGTCAGGTGCAGCAAATTTGGAGTCTGGTTAACAGAATTAGgactcacacaaacacaaaacaattcAACAGGTTCTACAGTGGGCCAAATCTGACATGATGAGTCGATGGAGTAGCAAATGTGAGAGCCAACATTTAGACACAAAGGTCTAATTTTCTGACTGCAAAAGGGAGTGGACACGGTTTAATGGAAATATAAGAATTATGAACTCCTGACTTTTGGAAGGGTGCTACATGCAGTCAAAAATAAAAACTAGACAAAATAAAAGTGACTGTGGTCATCAAAGCACAATTCTCCAACTGAACCCGACCTTGAGGAGTATGCTCACCTCTGGAGGACTGTGAGAGGAAGAAACCAAGGTGGTTAGGGCCACTGGGCAAATAGGGTGAAGGGATACAAAACCACATCATAAGAGACAGGCTTTAAACTGAGGCACTAAGACTGCTTCTTCTGAAAGGAAACACTCGGGAGGTACATGACATCAAAGTCTGAGGATTTGTTCCTGGGGCTTCAAGGTGTTTCAGTGAGAAAGAATGTGAAAGGAAAGCGAGTCCAGTTTAGTACATGGAAGACTTTCCAACCACCGAAGCAGCACACCGGTGGACTGGGCTGCTGATGGGCTATATTCCTGTCTTCAAGGGGCATAAGCCTGGATTGGAAGAACATTTATTTGCCATGATGATGcagggattttctttctttctttttaaaaacgttttattaggggctcatacaattcttatcacaatccatacatacatcaatagtgtaaagcacatctgtacattctttgccctcatcattgtcaaagcatttgctctccacttaagcccttggcatcaggtcctctttttttcccctccctccccgctcccccctccctcatgagcccttgataattcataaattattattttttatatcttgCCCCGTCCAacatcacccttcacccccttttctgttgtccgtcccccagggaggaggtcacatgtagatccttgtaatcagttccccctttccaacccactctccctctaccctcccagtattaccactcacacccctggtcctgaagggatcatccgccctggattccctgtgcctccagctcctatctgcaccagtgtacagcctctggtctagccagatttgcgagatagaattcagatcatgatagtgggtagggggtgggggggaggagcatttaggaactagaggaaagttatattcttcatcagttttacatcgcaccctgactcatctcctccccgagacccctcaaTGCAGGGTGAAGGGATTTTCATAGAGGTTTCTCAGATGTGAAAGGTACACAGGTTAAACAACTTTTCAGACTTGCAAATTTCATTTTAATGTTAACAATAACCAAATGAAATAACTTTTCTAcatgaaagcattttattagtaCTTAGTAGTATTAGTCATTTTAGTATTTCTTAGTAGTTACTAAATGGGTACTTATTAGTAGTTAATAATTAATTAGTTCCTGTTTATTAGCAGTTAACTTAAAAAGTAGTTAATGATGACTGCTTATGGAAAATGTATCTGCCTTGCTGTGGATCTTGCCTGATGTATTTGTAACTCAAGGCGGTACTACAAGGTGATCTGGCCACAAGTAGTGGTTGTGGCGTCAGTTCTGACTTAGGGTGACCCTCCCAGGTGTCAGAGGGAAACTGTGCCCCCAAAAGTTGTCATTGGCTGGTTTCAGGGAAGTAGATCGACGGGTCTTCTTCCAATGCACCATTGGACAGACTTGTTAGCATGTAATAGATTGACGTGTGTCTCCCAACAGTCTGTGTTATAAATACTCACTCTTGTGAGTGTGGTTATCATCTCGTTTGGGAATGAGTTCTCTTTCTTATGTTATTGATGTGGTATTAGTGTAGGGTATATCTTAaaacaatctcttttgagatataaaagagcagCTAAAACAAGCGAGTGAAAATGTAAGGAAGGATACCTGCCCTGTGATCATCGAGGAACCAAGGACTAGAAGCTGCAAATAGAGAGGAATTTCCCGCAGACAGACAGAGGGAGCCTTGTGTAGAGCCAGTGCCCTGGATTTgggcttctagcctcctaaatggtaagaaaataaacttctgtttttcAAAGCCATCTTTTGAAGGTTTTtatgctatggcagccctagataactaagacatgtGTTAACCATTTTCACTAGCCAGGAACTCCCAAGTTTAATAATAGCCAGCATTTAACTAGCAGTTATACTATACCTTcagggtccctggtggcatagtggttacacattgggctgctaactgcaaggtcagaagttcaaaacaagcagtcagttccatgggagaaagaagaggctttctacctctgtaaagcgttatggtcttggaaactcccaacaGCAGTTCTGTTTCATCTTGTAGGGTCACATTGAGTCAgagcgactcaatggcagtgagcatcCCAttcctccgtggaagaaagatgcagTAGTTTATGACCACTAacattacagccctggaaacccaacggagcaattctcctctgtcttgtagggtcgctgtgaatggaAATGGACTCCGTAGCACTGGGCTTGGTTTGTGGCTCTTACGCTGTACCAGGCTTAGTACGCTGTACCGTTCCAGGTGCTATCACATATACACACCCATGTAACCCACCAAGTCGTTTCTATGATCAAACCCACGTTACACACGAGGACACCAAGCGTGGTGACTGGCAGCGGTCTGGGCGCGCTCGTGTAACTCGGGACGGGTGAAAGGGAGAGCTAAGCCCAAACCGTATTCACTGCCCTACCCCTTCCTTTCGTTTCACATCCAGTCCAGTGAGGGGTCCCCTTCAAGGTCTCACATGGCATCCACATGTACCGCTGGCCTCAGGGCATTTTCAAACTCCTTTTGGGGAGACAACCTACAAAAACCTCCAGCACATTCTTCTGAGCATTCTCAAGAGGCAAAGCTTCCTTTGCTGAGACTgggcttcatttttcttttaaatggtcGCAAGGTACTTGCCGTCAAGTCTGAGGAGCAGAGTGACTAGAAAAGTTGGTTATTACCATTTGAGGTTGAAAatggtaatttaaaaaaacaaaacacagcaaccaTAGATGGTGCTGAATGGCCGCTCACTGCCGCTGAAAGGATTTCCAAAAGAAACACACGGGACAGGTGTGACTGATGCCGCCTCCCATCACCAAGACAACCTACGTTTGGTAGGGTCAGCTCTCATTTAGAGGTGCATAGTCTGGGGGTGGTTATTATTTTGAAAGTTATAGGACTATACAGATATGTCCTGTACTTTCAAAaataacacacaaaaacacctgCTTTTGCATTCAAAAATTAAAAGGAGGTAGGAGAAAGCATCAAAAAGGAGAGTCTCAGAACCCTCGTGCCTGAATAACACAGTCCTCGacatattaaaacaaacaaacatgccaTCTCAGGTAGAGGTAACAAGAGCATATTGGCTTAGGAACAGCCACAGCTTCTTAGTGAGACAGGAAATCCAGGTTGGAAATCTAACATGGTCATTTTCGAGATGGCTTGGGGAAAATGACTTCTCTGTGTTTGGGTTTCCTTGtctgtgaaataaaaataaatttgaaaatacAGTCAAACCATGACCCTCAGAGGACAGCCGTGTTCCACGGGGTTTCTTGGCTGCCCCCTTTCTGGAACAAAGAAATGTATGTAACTAAATCTGAAACACAATAGAGCATTAAGGGTCGATATTACAAATAATAATAAGAGCTTCCCCATTTGTCACTCACTCATTTCCGCTAAAGAATTTCCAGGACTGTAGATATTATGGGAGGAACCTCGCCTTGCTCCTCAAGAGtgactggtgagcttgaacttcCCATCTTGAGATTAGAAGCCCAACACCTAACAGTAAAAATCGAGGGACACCAAAAAGATACAGTAGATAAATACGTatgtctttctttttattattttttccctcctaCCCTGATGTATGTCTTTCTTACATGCAGGTCAGCTTGAGGTTGCAAATCATAAGCCCTTGGTTACTAAATGTTAGTGGTTCAAGTCACCCAGAAGCATCTCAGAACAAAAGCCTGGTATCTATTTCTCAAAAGTCACGGCCActaaaatcctatggagcacacttccatgtggagttgattccaatgcagagTGAACTCTAgaggcgaccctagaggacagggtagaactgccccattgggagcagacaacatcatctttctcccgcagagtgactggtagatttgaaccactgagcttggAGTTAGCAGTTAAATTAtgcccatggttctcaaccttcctaatgccttgactcttgaatacagttcctcataaaattatattcattgctacttcataactgtaattttgcaactattattaatcgggtgacccctgtgaaagggttgctcgaccctcaaaggggtcacgacccacaggttgagaactgctgcattatGCCATCAGCACTCCTTCCAAGGAGATATGCACAGAGGATATAACTTAGGAAAAAGATTGcctgacttgaaggtaaacaagtggccatctagctcagaagcaacaaagcccacatgggagaagcacaccagcataagagatcacgaggtgtcgaagggatgagatatcgggcatcatcagaacaaaaaatcttaccatagtgaatgaggggggaagtgcggagtggagacccaaagcccatttgtaggccactggagatccccttgcagaggggtctcgggaaggagacaagccagtcagggtgcaatgtaacaacgatgaaaaatacaactttcctctaattcctaaatgcttcccccacccccgcccccattatcatgatccgaattctcccttgaaagtctggctagaccagaggatggacactggtacagataggaactggaaacacagggaatccagggcggatgatcccttcaggaccaggagtgtgagtggtgatactgggagggcatagggagggtgggtttggatgggggaaccaattacaaggatctacatatgacctcctccctgggggacgacaacagaaaagtgggtgaagggagacatcagacagggcaagatatgacaaaataataatttataaattatcaagggttcatgagggaagggggtggtgaggaacgagggagaaaaaatgaggagctgatgggggcttaggtggagagcaaatgttttgagaatgatgaggggaatgaatgtacaaatgtgttttacacaattgatgtatgtatggattgtgataagagttgtatgagcctctaataaaacgattttaaaaaaaggttgcCTGAAATAAATACGCCTATTGCTCTGATCTAGTCACTGTTTTGGACTTCTGTGAGAGAAAAAGATTTTAAAGTTTTGTTGTCCCTTAGCGAGGAGTGGACTTTCTGTTTATATTAGCTTTCC
It encodes:
- the CETN1 gene encoding centrin-1, producing MASSYKKSTGASSSQRKKLGPKPELTEDQKQEVREAFDLFDADGSGTIDVKELKVAMRALGFEPRKEEIKKMISEVDKEGTGKISFNDFLAVMTQKMAEKDTKEEILKAFRLFDDDETGKISFKNLKRVANELGETLTDEELQEMIDEADRDGDGEVNEEEFLRIMKKTNLY